One part of the Hydra vulgaris chromosome 01, alternate assembly HydraT2T_AEP genome encodes these proteins:
- the LOC100200428 gene encoding uncharacterized protein LOC100200428 isoform X3, with amino-acid sequence MLQQILKMRKQHKRANLAGSHFWDIKDEEGREIIYDWSQERRLKSSTKMLYYRDFLIYTFTPETIKSFFQNFNFMVLIQMAMAAVSIYFSKYFNLTFNVNVGLFVSPIVFPLAFAINADFQRREKVLDDLANFKAAGLSWFFCMRDWREAAFLDINWMHAVHQKMKSMLFYLREYLLTNKSSRRKVILKALYEDFSDANQLIESLRKSQLPTNGALVSRSLTLLSSLCLAFERLRVIREYRSPRSIRSFNKVLIFFLPIVLSPYFVFEGNKSKNEWSPYYVSVLVAFVFSALQGVQDKLDDPFDGMSEDDINLSTIDDWTFESLEAVANRSFVIGRFRVHTQIDDATPKRISRSSFNASADQVDKSITINRKISTRYTSFSGEQKHKNSFFEHPLLIRSGSRRSTFQKQFSRNEVGMDSINLESHPYANILEKIQGNTKIYPGGITRPADNYTAHNLNSIGEDNETQADQMQLVPVDSIKVDEKNFKSHYFDSSESPNSSLRLNLSLPKRKKRYFKLKKSSQSSNEKIRFLKPDDKNSIYSENFVVIDSLKDSKSNSDMEDSVFDDVST; translated from the exons ATGTTGCAGCAAATTCTC aaaatgagAAAACAACACAAAAGAGCGAATTTGGCTGGTAGCCATTTTTGGGACATTAAAGATGAAGAAGGAAGAGAAATAATATACGATTGGTCTCAAGAAAGAAGGCTTAAATCGTCTACAAAAATGTTATACTACCgtgattttcttatttatacaTTCACTCCcgaaacaataaaaagtttttttcaaaattttaatttcatggTACTAATCCAGATGGCAATGGCGGCTGTTTCTATCTATTTTtctaagtattttaatttaactttcaaTGTTAATGTTGGATTATTTGTATCTCCTATTGTTTTTCCTTTAGCATTTGCAATTAATGCTGATTTTCAACGACGCGAAAAAGTTTTAGACGACTTAGCAAATTTTAAAGCCGCAGGGTTGTCATGGTTTTTTTGCATGCGTGATTGGAGAGAAGCAGcgtttttagatataaattgGATGCATGCTGTccatcaaaaaatgaaaagtatgcTTTTTTACTTGAGAGAATATCTTCTAACGAATAAAAGTTCTCGTCGAAAAGTCATATTGAAAGCATTGTATGAAGATTTCAGTGACGCCAACCAATTGATTGAAAGTTTACGAAAAAGTCAGTTACCAACCAATGGAGCACTTGTGTCTAGATCTCTTACTCTACTTAGTTCATTATGTTTAGCATTCGAGCGCCTACGAGTGATTCGCGAGTACCGATCTCCGAGATCTATTCGTTCTTTTAACAAagtactcattttttttttacctattgtCCTATCTCCGTACTTCGTTTTTGAAGGTAATAAGTCAAAAAATGAGTGGTCACCTTATTATGTTTCTGTACTAGTGGCATTTGTCTTTTCTGCTCTTCAAGGGGTTCAAGACAAACTTGATGATCCATTTGACGGAATGAGCGAGGATGACATTAACTTATCAACAATTGATGATTGGACTTTTGAATCTTTAGAAGCTGTTGCAAATAGAAGCTTTGTGATTGGAAGATTTCGAGTGCATACCCAAATTGACGATGCAACTCCAAAAAGGATTTCAAGAAGTTCTTTTAATGCTTCTGCTGATCAAGTAGATAAATCCATAAcaataaacagaaaaatttcAACAAGATATACTTCATTTTCTGGtgaacaaaaacacaaaaacagttTCTTTGAACATCCATTATTAATACGATCAGGTTCACGAAGAAGCACATTTCAAAAACAGTTTTCTAGAAATGAAGTAGGAATGGATTCAATTAACTTAGAGTCTCATccatatgcaaatattttagaaaaaatacaaGGTAACACAAAAATATACCCTGGTGGAATCACCAGGCCTGCAGATAATTACACAGCtcataatttaaattcaatagGAGAAGATAATGAGACCCAGGCAGATCAAATGCAATTAGTTCCTGTGGATAGTATAAAAGttgatgaaaaaaactttaagagccATTATTTTGATTCTAGTGAGTCGCCAAATAGTTCTCTGCGTCTAAATTTAAGTCTACCAAAGAGAAAAAAACgctatttcaaattaaaaaaatcatcgcAAAGTTCAAATGAGAAAATCCGTTTTTTAAAACCAGATGATAAAAACAGTATTTATAGTGAAAATTTTGTTGTGATTGACAGCTTAAAAGATAGCAAGTCAAACTCTGACATGGAGGACAGTGTCTTCGACGATGTTAgtacatag
- the LOC105847310 gene encoding uncharacterized protein LOC105847310, translating into MIKLNPMQQKRANIKGKKKTQGTTPLKDIVIEKGREPIHIWSHKRKTKLLNKGSYRYFFYTITLNTLKSFFQSFNIMVVVQMALAAGAVYLSTHFKLSFDFNVNLFVSPIVFPLAFSINADFQRREKVLDDLANFKAAVMTWFFCMRDWKEASSLDKVWMKAVHLKLKSILFHTREYLITKKLLRRKVILKAIYEDFSDINQLVEIVRKSALPANTSLVARVHLIFNSLFLAFERLRVVREYRSPRSIRSFNKILIFFFPTLISPYCVLLGKTSVNKWSPYYISVLVAFVFSALQGVQDRLDDPFDGMSEDDINLSSIDEWTFNFLEATKDRILTIDNF; encoded by the coding sequence ATGATTAAATTGAACCCAATGCAACAAAAAAGAGCTAatattaaaggtaaaaaaaagacTCAAGGAACCACACCTTTAAAAGATATAGTAATTGAAAAAGGACGAGAACCAATTCACATATGGTCacacaaaagaaaaacaaagttaCTAAATAAAGGAAGTTACCGGTACTTTTTTTATACGATTACTTTAAATacgttgaaaagtttttttcaaagcttCAATATTATGGTGGTGGTTCAGATGGCGTTAGCCGCAGGAGCGGTTTACTTATCAACGCACTTCAAactaagttttgattttaatgtcAATTTGTTTGTTTCTCCAATTGTATTTCCGCTAGCTTTCTCTATTAATGCTGATTTCCAGAGAAGAGAAAAGGTTTTGGATGATCTAGCAAACTTTAAAGCAGCCGTTATGACTTGGTTTTTTTGTATGCGCGACTGGAAGGAGGCGTCTAGTCTAGacaaagtatggatgaaagccgTTCATCTGAAACTCAAGAGCATTCTTTTTCATACACGCGAATATCTcattacaaaaaaactattacggCGAAAAGTAATTCTTAAAGCAATTTACGAAGATTTTAGCGATATTAATCAGCTAGTTGAAATAGTTCGAAAAAGCGCTTTGCCTGCAAACACATCACTTGTAGCAAGAGTGCATTTGATATTCAACTCATTATTTCTTGCATTTGAGCGTCTTAGAGTTGTTCGTGAATATCGCTCACCACGTTCAATAcgttcttttaacaaaattttaattttttttttcccaacatTGATATCGCCATACTGCGTACTTTTAGGTAAAACATCAGTAAACAAGTGGTCTCCCTATTACATATCTGTACTAGTAGCGTTTGTCTTTTCAGCATTGCAAGGGGTTCAGGACAGACTTGATGATCCATTTGACGGAATGAGCGAAGATGACATAAATCTATCATCGATAGACGAATGGacgtttaattttttagaagcCACTAAAGATAGAATATTAacgattgataatttttaa
- the LOC100200428 gene encoding uncharacterized protein LOC100200428 isoform X1, with translation MKRIFSMTIENHPAMKLSAWWSEKMRKQHKRANLAGSHFWDIKDEEGREIIYDWSQERRLKSSTKMLYYRDFLIYTFTPETIKSFFQNFNFMVLIQMAMAAVSIYFSKYFNLTFNVNVGLFVSPIVFPLAFAINADFQRREKVLDDLANFKAAGLSWFFCMRDWREAAFLDINWMHAVHQKMKSMLFYLREYLLTNKSSRRKVILKALYEDFSDANQLIESLRKSQLPTNGALVSRSLTLLSSLCLAFERLRVIREYRSPRSIRSFNKVLIFFLPIVLSPYFVFEGNKSKNEWSPYYVSVLVAFVFSALQGVQDKLDDPFDGMSEDDINLSTIDDWTFESLEAVANRSFVIGRFRVHTQIDDATPKRISRSSFNASADQVDKSITINRKISTRYTSFSGEQKHKNSFFEHPLLIRSGSRRSTFQKQFSRNEVGMDSINLESHPYANILEKIQGNTKIYPGGITRPADNYTAHNLNSIGEDNETQADQMQLVPVDSIKVDEKNFKSHYFDSSESPNSSLRLNLSLPKRKKRYFKLKKSSQSSNEKIRFLKPDDKNSIYSENFVVIDSLKDSKSNSDMEDSVFDDVST, from the exons ATGAAAAGAATTTTCAGTATGACAATTGAAAATCATCCAGCTATGAAATTAAGTGCGTGGTGGAGCGAG aaaatgagAAAACAACACAAAAGAGCGAATTTGGCTGGTAGCCATTTTTGGGACATTAAAGATGAAGAAGGAAGAGAAATAATATACGATTGGTCTCAAGAAAGAAGGCTTAAATCGTCTACAAAAATGTTATACTACCgtgattttcttatttatacaTTCACTCCcgaaacaataaaaagtttttttcaaaattttaatttcatggTACTAATCCAGATGGCAATGGCGGCTGTTTCTATCTATTTTtctaagtattttaatttaactttcaaTGTTAATGTTGGATTATTTGTATCTCCTATTGTTTTTCCTTTAGCATTTGCAATTAATGCTGATTTTCAACGACGCGAAAAAGTTTTAGACGACTTAGCAAATTTTAAAGCCGCAGGGTTGTCATGGTTTTTTTGCATGCGTGATTGGAGAGAAGCAGcgtttttagatataaattgGATGCATGCTGTccatcaaaaaatgaaaagtatgcTTTTTTACTTGAGAGAATATCTTCTAACGAATAAAAGTTCTCGTCGAAAAGTCATATTGAAAGCATTGTATGAAGATTTCAGTGACGCCAACCAATTGATTGAAAGTTTACGAAAAAGTCAGTTACCAACCAATGGAGCACTTGTGTCTAGATCTCTTACTCTACTTAGTTCATTATGTTTAGCATTCGAGCGCCTACGAGTGATTCGCGAGTACCGATCTCCGAGATCTATTCGTTCTTTTAACAAagtactcattttttttttacctattgtCCTATCTCCGTACTTCGTTTTTGAAGGTAATAAGTCAAAAAATGAGTGGTCACCTTATTATGTTTCTGTACTAGTGGCATTTGTCTTTTCTGCTCTTCAAGGGGTTCAAGACAAACTTGATGATCCATTTGACGGAATGAGCGAGGATGACATTAACTTATCAACAATTGATGATTGGACTTTTGAATCTTTAGAAGCTGTTGCAAATAGAAGCTTTGTGATTGGAAGATTTCGAGTGCATACCCAAATTGACGATGCAACTCCAAAAAGGATTTCAAGAAGTTCTTTTAATGCTTCTGCTGATCAAGTAGATAAATCCATAAcaataaacagaaaaatttcAACAAGATATACTTCATTTTCTGGtgaacaaaaacacaaaaacagttTCTTTGAACATCCATTATTAATACGATCAGGTTCACGAAGAAGCACATTTCAAAAACAGTTTTCTAGAAATGAAGTAGGAATGGATTCAATTAACTTAGAGTCTCATccatatgcaaatattttagaaaaaatacaaGGTAACACAAAAATATACCCTGGTGGAATCACCAGGCCTGCAGATAATTACACAGCtcataatttaaattcaatagGAGAAGATAATGAGACCCAGGCAGATCAAATGCAATTAGTTCCTGTGGATAGTATAAAAGttgatgaaaaaaactttaagagccATTATTTTGATTCTAGTGAGTCGCCAAATAGTTCTCTGCGTCTAAATTTAAGTCTACCAAAGAGAAAAAAACgctatttcaaattaaaaaaatcatcgcAAAGTTCAAATGAGAAAATCCGTTTTTTAAAACCAGATGATAAAAACAGTATTTATAGTGAAAATTTTGTTGTGATTGACAGCTTAAAAGATAGCAAGTCAAACTCTGACATGGAGGACAGTGTCTTCGACGATGTTAgtacatag
- the LOC124810364 gene encoding uncharacterized protein LOC124810364 yields the protein MAKRKIALGGSLFWDIVDEDGREIIIEWSEKRKAKIINKPFYYRDFLLYTFTLNTIKSFFQNFNFMVFVQMSIAAVAVFVSKYFDLEIDVNVNLFVSPIVFPLAFSINTDFLRREKVLEDLANFKAAGMSWYFCMRDWRVESQLDTFWIKAVHKKLKSMLFYMREYLLTEKSSRRQVILKAMYEDFSDANQLIDCVRTSKLPLNSALVTRALILLNTMCLAFERLRVIREYRSPRSIRAFNKVLIFFLPIILSPYCVYVGKKKSNEWSPYYICVLVAFVFSALQGVQDKLDNPFDGMSEDDINLSSIDDWTCQSLEATANRSFTIGRFKVEPQRTIEGTKGSYMSSTKLPTANDQNQGYEKLSKSVSFKRSSIKRRSTLKKISNQVSLHFQETSTEPFHPELHPYADVLDKIQGDTTILRGGVIKPLRQSTEFLNEFKYESNESITTKL from the coding sequence atggctaAAAGAAAAATAGCGCTTGGTGGCTCACTTTTTTGGGATATAGTTGACGAGGATGGTCGTGAAATTATAATAGAATGGTCTGAAAAACGAAAAGCTAAGATTATAAACAAACCTTTTTACTATCGCGACTTTTTATTATACACCTTCACTTTAAacacaattaaaagtttttttcaaaattttaactttatggtGTTTGTTCAAATGTCCATTGCTGCGGTTGCAGTGTTTGTATCAAAATACTTTGATTTAGAAATTGATGTAAATGTTAATTTGTTTGTCTCTCCTATAGTTTTTCCATTGGCATTTTCTATAAACACGGATTTTCTTAGACGTGAAAAAGTATTAGAAGACTTAGCAAACTTCAAAGCCGCAGGAATGTCTTGGTATTTTTGTATGCGTGATTGGAGAGTTGAGTCACAATTGGACACATTTTGGATAAAAGCAGTTCACAAAAAGCTAAAAAGTATGTTGTTTTATATGAGAGAATACCTATTAACAGAAAAATCTAGTCGTCGGCAGGTTATTTTGAAAGCTATGTATGAGGACTTTAGTGATGCTAATCAACTTATCGACTGCGTGCGAACAAGTAAGTTGCCATTAAACTCAGCACTTGTAACAAGAgctttgattcttttaaatacGATGTGTTTGGCATTTGAACGTTTAAGAGTGATACGTGAATATCGTTCTCCACGATCTATTCGCGCTTTTAACAAggttcttattttttttcttccaataaTTCTTTCGCCTTATTGTGTAtatgttggaaaaaaaaaaagtaacgaatGGTCTCCATATTATATATGCGTGTTAGTAGCTTTTGTCTTTTCTGCCCTTCAGGGTGTTCAAGACAAACTCGATAACCCATTTGACGGAATGAGTGAAGATGATATAAACCTTTCTTCAATTGACGATTGGACATGTCAGTCTTTAGAAGCTACGGCTAATCGATCATTTACCATTGGAAGATTCAAAGTTGAACCACAAAGAACTATTGAAGGAACAAAAGGCTCATATATGTCATCTACAAAGTTACCAACAGCAAACGATCAAAATCAAGGTTATGAAAAGCTATCTAAAAGTGTCTCGTTTAAACGTTCAAGTATAAAGCGTAGAAgtactttaaagaaaatttcaaatcaagtcTCTCTACATTTTCAAGAAACAAGCACCGAACCGTTTCACCCTGAATTGCATCCTTATGCAgatgttttagataaaatacaagGCGATACCACAATTTTGAGAGGAGGAGTTATCAAACCTTTAAGACAATCGACTGAGTTTTTAAACGAATTTAAATACGAATCTAATGAGtcaataacaacaaaactttGA